DNA sequence from the Calditrichota bacterium genome:
AGTTCGAAGTCTGCTTTTTCATAAATTATTTTGCCGTTGTTGTTTATTTCATTTATGAATGAACTATCGGTTTTAGCCAAAATTTCAAATTCCGCTTTGGTGTAAACAATCAAGTCAATGGGGATTTTTTTGCTTAAGTCAAAGATCGCTTTTCTGACAAACATTTTATTTTTCAA
Encoded proteins:
- a CDS encoding nucleotidyltransferase domain-containing protein: LQEILKRLKAIKPVKIILFGSVAQKIESKDSDIDLLVVLDSDKIAQTYEEKLKNKMFVRKAIFDLSKKIPIDLIVYTKAEFEILAKTDSSFINEINNNGKIIYEKADFELAENGAR